The region AAACAGCGCATGGCAGACAAATCTTCCATTCAATCTTACCAACCCTTGCCGGAAAGCCCATTCCGCTCTTTCTGGATGGCAGGCTTTGAATGCACCGACCAACTTAACGCCTTTGGCAACAGGGTCGACTTCCTTTTACTGACCGGGCACCTGCAACAACTCCGGGAGGATTACCAGAACCTGCTCCCATTCAATATCCGAACCGTGCGGGAAGGCATCCGCTGGAGCCAGGTAGAGAAAAGCCCCTATCAATATGACTGGTCAGCGGTAGAGCAAATGCTAAAACAAGGCAGGGCACTTGGGATACAGCAAGTATGGGACCTGTGTCATTTCGGCTTCCCGGACGACCTGACACCCCTGCACCCCATGTTTGCAAGGCGCTTTGCGGCCATGTGCCGCGCTTTTGTTGATTTCTACCGCTCCAACTCCCCCGACGATACTCTGGTGGTAACCCCCATCAACGAAGTAAGCTTTCTTTCCTGGCTTGGCGGCGATGTAAAGGGCACCTCTCCTTATTGTACCGGGCTGGGGTGGGAGGTAAAGTATGCGTTGATGCGCGCCTACATTGAAGGGGTAGCGGGTATGCGGGAGCTTGATCCTTCGGTCCGGATCATGACGACAGAGCCGCTGGTGCATGTGGTGGCTCCCCTGGATGCAAGCCCTGAACAGATGGCCGAGGCACAACAAGCACATGAGGCCCAGTACCAGGCAATAGATATACTTTGTGGCCGCACCTGCCCGGAGCTGGGCGGTTCCCGGGATTACGTGGATATACTGGGCGCAAACTATTACTACAACAACCAATGGGAGATAGGCACGCATGATACCCTGAACTGGGTAAAAGAGCATGCCGACGCGCGGTGGCTGGGCCTGCGGGACATGTTAGCAGAAGTATACCAGCGCTACAACAAACCCGTGGTGCTAACTGAGACCAGCCACCCTGGCATAGACCGCCCCCATTGGATCCGCTTTGTTGCCGAAGAGTGCGCTGCCGTGCTGCAGAAAGGCATTCCTTTCTGGGGCATCTGCCTCTACCCGGTCATCGACCGCCCGGATTGGGACCATTTGTTACCCTGGAACAATGCAGGGCTTTGGGATGCGGAACAGCTCCCCGGCGAAATACCGCAACGCATCCTGTACCAACCTTATGCCGAGGCGCTGCAGGAGGCACAGGAAATGATCAGGGCAGTCTCCGCGGTATATCGCTGACCGTTGTTGGAGCCCTTTTCATGTAGGGAACACACCTTGAACGGTTATATTTTAAAACAAAGCAGCCCTACGCCACTCCACCTGAACGTTACCTTTTCCGCCGGAACAGCTGCCAGGATAGCGATGGTAAATTGGTAATTGCGCCCACCATAGAGCCGGTTAGTGTTAGCCAGAGGCGGGGGTGCCGTGTATGATCCCCGGAGTTTACCTGATTAACCCAAGTTGCGATTAATAAATGAGCTGAAAGCTTTAACCCACCCCTAACCCCTCCGAGGAGGGGAATCACGTGCTTTGTTCAAAATTCCCCTCTTGGGAGGGGCAGGGGTGGGTGAAGCTCAACCTGAGTACTTACCGGGACACCGTGGCAGGCAGCCGGAGCAACTATAGAACCTGACGGATATAGTGCCTATGAAAGGCGCAGTGCCGGCGCAGGAACACATGCCGCTAAAGTATGCGGGGCTCCTTTTATGTGGCTCGGAAGCTGGGGCCTTGTGAAGGCTTGAATAAAACCAAAACGCCCGGCACATTCCTGTACCGGGCGTTTTTGCTTAGCAACAAGGACGACACTAACTCACCACTTTTTCCTGCTCTTCCTCTGCAACGGGCACGTCCTCTTCTTTTCTGCCTCTAAGGCGCTTCCATAAAGCACCACCCAAACCAACTACAGCAACGGCTATCACTTTCCAGAACTTAAGGATCAACGCAAAGAAGCCTACTTTTGTCAGCACCTTGCCGGCCACCAAGCCTCCTATGGTCCAACTGGCCACCTCATCAATATCGGGGTTAAAGTCGAAATAACTGTGCCCCTGCTCGAAGGCAACGCTGCTTATAATGAGCGGAATGTTTTGTTTCACCGCGGGCAAGCTCTCCATGTTAGCAATGGCATTCAGCATCAACACGCCTCTGCGCCCCAGTATCCGGACGTTGTAGTTCAGCGTGTTTGTTTCTGACTCTCCGAACTTCAGCTCCTTTGCCCAGTGCAGAATCTTGCTTTCCTGGTCATAGTATGGATCAGAAGCCCAGCCAATGAGCTGAATCTCCTCATAGCCATTGGCCATACGCTCTCTGCTGACTGCCAGCATGTCCTCCTGCATGGAGGCCAGCAGTTCAGTATAGTCGATGTCACCGGCATCCTTGTCCTCCACGTAGCCGATCTCGTCGAACTCTATGTCGAACACCCACACATCGTCGTCCAGTACGCCTTTATCCTGGGGCACAAGCATGCCCATGGTGGTGCCAGAGGCAGGGTTGCCCCAAAGCTCCGTCAGCACGTACTCCGACTGCTCCGCATCCAGGTACTTAAAGCCCTCCGGCACCGTGATCTTAGCCAGTCCGTCACCCAGTGCTATCTCGCCATACTGGTAGCTGAGCGAGTTTTCAATCTCCTGGATCTGCAGCTGCAGGGAGTCGGTTTGGGCACTCGAAGAGAAAGCGCACACGAGGAGCGCCAGAAAAATGTAAAGTTGTTTCATAAAATGGTTGTAAAAAGATTGGATTGATAATAAACGAGAGGCTATCCGAAAAATACAAGCACTGCTGCTGCACCAGCCGCAATGCTATCAATAGTATAGGCTATCGCAGGATTAGGTATAATTCTGGGCACAATATACTGGATTGGATATGTAGTTACAGCACCTGCTTAAAATATAATTTCGGCTGCTATACTTTGTGGAAGGAGTTTATACTTGGAGGGGCTTAACAGAGGCGGTAAACGTATAAAACAAAATGCCTGACTCATTTCTGAATCAGGCATTTTTCTGAGGTAGCGGGGACAAGACTCGAACTTGCGACCTTTGGGTTATGAGCCCAACGAGCTACCAACTGCTCCACCCCGCACTGTTTGTATGATGCAAAAGTATACTAAAGATGTTTACCATGCAAGTGTATATACCTAAAAACGTTAAAAAAGTTAGGCCCTGCTAAAATTTACTCGTTATCCCAAAGTGTATCTTGGAATACTTAAACGATAGCGACTGCTGCTCCGACTGACCCAGCGAGTACACCAACTGAAAAATGCCTGCCGCCGTGCTGAAACTGATTCCCGCCCCTACGCCGAACGGGTAATCTTCCGCAGAGAGCCGCTCCAGGTCGCTGCGGTAATAGCCCTGGTCGTAGAAAAGCAGCGCGTAGGAGTCGGAGGCGGTGAAGAGGCGGTACTCCAGCGTGCCCACAGCGTAGCTGGAGGCATAGAAGAAATAATCGTCGAAGCCGCGGAGGGAGGAAAGACCACCCAGCCGATACATATCATTCAGGAAGATCTGGTCGTTAAGCAGGGCCTCGCCGCGCAGCCTGGTGAGCAGGGCGCTGTTTTTGCCCAGCCGCAGGAAATTCTCCAGCCGCAGGCTCAGGCTCAGCTGTGAGGTTTTCATGTCCAGCGTGTCGTAAAAGCTTTTCTCCAGATCGGCGTTGCGCAGCAGCTTTTTAGTGCCGGCAGAGAACTGCAGCTCCAGCAACCGCCCGCGCCGCGGGAAGTAGAAATCGTCGAGGTTGTTCCAGAGGTAGTTCAGGCCGTAGGTGGTGGTTTGGGCGTCGGCCAGGTCGAGCTGCTGCAGGCGCTGCGGGCTTACCTCCGAAAGTATGCGGGAGTTGCGCCACTCGGTAAACACACTGAACTTGCCATACTTCAAAGTATAGTAGCCTAGCTGCAGGCGCGGCTGCACGGTGATGAAGGTGGAATCCTGCTTGAGCAGGCTAAACTTAGTGCCGACCTCAAAGGGGCTACCCAGGAAGTTGGGGTGCAGGTACTCGCCGTTCAGCACCACCGAACCCGCGCTTACCCGCCGCCACTGCAGCCCTAGCTGCTTGCCCGAGCCCCGGATATTGCGGATATTGAGATTGGCCTCGCCCGTGATCAGCAGCTTGTCCTGCCGGTTAGGGTCCGGCAGAAAGCCCACCACACCGTCGATCTGATTCGCCTGCCTGTCCTCCAGGTAATAGTACACCTTGGCCTTATCGCTGGTGAAGCGTACCTGCGCCGGGCGCGTGGCTTTGATGTAGGGCAGCTGCGTGAGCATCCGCTCGGAGGCATTTATCTGGTCCTGGTTATAGAGCTGGCCGGGCAGTAGCTGCAGGTAGCGCATCAGGAACTTGGGCTGCGTCTTGGTTTTGCCCACGATCTCGAGCGTGTCATACGTCACTGCGAAGGCCTTCTCCACCATCAGCGTGGCCGCCACCTGGTTGCCGTTTATACTTACAGAGTCGAGCCAGACGTTGGCGAAGGGGTAGCCGTTGCGTTCGGCGTAGTCGAGGATGCGCTGCTGCAGCTTCACATACTCGGCAGGCTTAAAGGGCACATTGTTGTAGAACTTCTCCCGGAACCCGGCCTCCACCAGAATCCCCTCGCTCAGGTTGCCGTTGCGCAGCTGCGCCCACGCAAAGGGCTGCCCCACATAAAGTTTCACGTGGAGCGTGTCGCGGCCAAAGTATAAACTGTCGGCAGAGGCCAGCAGGAAGGCATCCTGCTGCAGCCGGTACACCAGCGCCCGCACCTCCTTCAATGCCTCGGCAGAGTCGGGCAGGGCCTGCCGGAAGTTATAGCGCCGCAGCACCTGCGCCCCGCCGGCATCCACCGCCTTCACCGACAGCTGCATTCTGTTGGCGGGCGGCGCTTTTTGCGTCTTCTCAGGCTGCTTCTCCTCCGCTTTTTTGGCCGGCTCCTGCTTCGCCGGGGTAGGGGGCGGCTGCACCTCCTGCGCACGCACCTGCACCAGGCACAGCATCAGGCAACACAAGAAGGCAGCTATTTTGTACATTTGCGTTGGGTAATGTGCTAGTGGTTTTAATGTACTGATGTGATGATTAGTTAACTGTGAGTCCGCA is a window of Pontibacter kalidii DNA encoding:
- a CDS encoding BamA/OMP85 family outer membrane protein produces the protein MYKIAAFLCCLMLCLVQVRAQEVQPPPTPAKQEPAKKAEEKQPEKTQKAPPANRMQLSVKAVDAGGAQVLRRYNFRQALPDSAEALKEVRALVYRLQQDAFLLASADSLYFGRDTLHVKLYVGQPFAWAQLRNGNLSEGILVEAGFREKFYNNVPFKPAEYVKLQQRILDYAERNGYPFANVWLDSVSINGNQVAATLMVEKAFAVTYDTLEIVGKTKTQPKFLMRYLQLLPGQLYNQDQINASERMLTQLPYIKATRPAQVRFTSDKAKVYYYLEDRQANQIDGVVGFLPDPNRQDKLLITGEANLNIRNIRGSGKQLGLQWRRVSAGSVVLNGEYLHPNFLGSPFEVGTKFSLLKQDSTFITVQPRLQLGYYTLKYGKFSVFTEWRNSRILSEVSPQRLQQLDLADAQTTTYGLNYLWNNLDDFYFPRRGRLLELQFSAGTKKLLRNADLEKSFYDTLDMKTSQLSLSLRLENFLRLGKNSALLTRLRGEALLNDQIFLNDMYRLGGLSSLRGFDDYFFYASSYAVGTLEYRLFTASDSYALLFYDQGYYRSDLERLSAEDYPFGVGAGISFSTAAGIFQLVYSLGQSEQQSLSFKYSKIHFGITSKF
- a CDS encoding DUF2167 domain-containing protein, which codes for MKQLYIFLALLVCAFSSSAQTDSLQLQIQEIENSLSYQYGEIALGDGLAKITVPEGFKYLDAEQSEYVLTELWGNPASGTTMGMLVPQDKGVLDDDVWVFDIEFDEIGYVEDKDAGDIDYTELLASMQEDMLAVSRERMANGYEEIQLIGWASDPYYDQESKILHWAKELKFGESETNTLNYNVRILGRRGVLMLNAIANMESLPAVKQNIPLIISSVAFEQGHSYFDFNPDIDEVASWTIGGLVAGKVLTKVGFFALILKFWKVIAVAVVGLGGALWKRLRGRKEEDVPVAEEEQEKVVS
- a CDS encoding glycoside hydrolase family 1 protein, with amino-acid sequence MADKSSIQSYQPLPESPFRSFWMAGFECTDQLNAFGNRVDFLLLTGHLQQLREDYQNLLPFNIRTVREGIRWSQVEKSPYQYDWSAVEQMLKQGRALGIQQVWDLCHFGFPDDLTPLHPMFARRFAAMCRAFVDFYRSNSPDDTLVVTPINEVSFLSWLGGDVKGTSPYCTGLGWEVKYALMRAYIEGVAGMRELDPSVRIMTTEPLVHVVAPLDASPEQMAEAQQAHEAQYQAIDILCGRTCPELGGSRDYVDILGANYYYNNQWEIGTHDTLNWVKEHADARWLGLRDMLAEVYQRYNKPVVLTETSHPGIDRPHWIRFVAEECAAVLQKGIPFWGICLYPVIDRPDWDHLLPWNNAGLWDAEQLPGEIPQRILYQPYAEALQEAQEMIRAVSAVYR